Proteins encoded by one window of Teretinema zuelzerae:
- a CDS encoding phage major capsid protein produces MGDDLLQALELRLKGMKRVENTGFTNEAEAAGYFQEKEGILDEMGKTLESVKSATGTEIEAVKATLKEFRTMLKSSAANPKELTRQEVQYQLGKAIAAAWTGNMQALGELKCTPNLKSDNWNNPKDFQWTAEKGFQLSNTKAALGEPMGNMATNEQFLINPIYENAIMQDAAKQSVMMPLVKHRPMTGPSIFLPQRDRGGVELKWLTAYGQKIDGSKPQGATRVELKAYTLAGFIPWYDEFEEDVFVDLGAMFMDEFTETYALEFDKQCLLASNAPFTGAFNAADIKQKVISGAAAAALTYKDLREAVLMVPAEERKDCRWFFHESVLAHVTGIVDANGRPVWRGPTDGKPGTVDGYAYTESHILPQMGDIVTNSSFAIFMNPKRIIHGNRKGVEIKRFDATTEALEYGELFLRFRKRDGFLVTRAKGNMVLLKTGA; encoded by the coding sequence ATGGGAGATGATTTGCTTCAGGCCCTTGAATTGAGGCTCAAGGGAATGAAGCGAGTGGAAAATACGGGCTTTACCAACGAGGCTGAAGCCGCCGGTTATTTTCAGGAAAAGGAAGGGATTCTCGACGAGATGGGGAAGACGCTTGAAAGCGTTAAGAGCGCGACCGGAACGGAGATCGAAGCCGTGAAGGCTACGCTGAAAGAATTCCGGACGATGCTCAAAAGCAGCGCTGCAAACCCGAAAGAACTGACCAGACAGGAGGTGCAATACCAGCTGGGCAAGGCAATCGCCGCCGCCTGGACAGGCAACATGCAGGCCCTCGGGGAACTGAAATGCACGCCGAACCTGAAAAGCGACAACTGGAACAACCCGAAAGATTTCCAGTGGACGGCGGAAAAGGGTTTCCAGCTGTCGAACACCAAAGCAGCCCTCGGCGAGCCGATGGGTAACATGGCGACGAACGAGCAGTTTTTGATAAACCCGATTTACGAGAATGCCATCATGCAGGATGCCGCAAAACAGTCGGTGATGATGCCCTTGGTGAAGCACCGCCCGATGACGGGCCCGAGCATATTCCTCCCGCAGCGCGACCGGGGCGGCGTGGAGCTCAAATGGCTCACCGCATACGGACAGAAGATCGACGGCTCGAAGCCGCAGGGCGCGACACGGGTAGAACTGAAAGCATACACGCTTGCCGGCTTCATCCCCTGGTACGACGAGTTCGAGGAGGACGTCTTCGTGGATCTCGGCGCCATGTTCATGGACGAGTTTACCGAGACCTATGCCCTCGAGTTCGACAAGCAGTGTCTCCTTGCCAGCAATGCGCCCTTTACCGGCGCATTCAACGCCGCTGACATCAAGCAGAAGGTGATCTCGGGCGCTGCGGCTGCAGCCCTGACGTACAAGGACCTCCGCGAGGCGGTGCTGATGGTTCCGGCGGAAGAGCGGAAAGACTGCCGGTGGTTCTTCCATGAATCGGTTCTGGCGCATGTGACCGGTATCGTCGATGCGAACGGCCGCCCGGTCTGGCGCGGCCCGACGGACGGGAAGCCCGGCACGGTTGACGGCTATGCCTATACCGAAAGCCATATCCTCCCCCAGATGGGCGACATCGTGACGAACAGCTCCTTCGCGATCTTCATGAACCCGAAGCGCATCATCCACGGAAACAGGAAGGGCGTCGAGATAAAACGCTTCGACGCGACGACCGAAGCCCTCGAATACGGCGAGCTTTTCTTGCGGTTCCGGAAGCGCGACGGCTTCCTCGTGACCAGAGCCAAGGGCAACATGGTCCTTCTGAAGACGGGAGCGTAA
- a CDS encoding HK97 family phage prohead protease — translation MFYRTKEMNRYERIGHKSLMEFLRKHTGTGGKLREEIELVSSGILMKDADHAGNTGDTFHWIFSTYDSDRVDERIDQNGWDLEHYLMNPVVLWAHNHCIPAIAVASDVEAKDTLTGTIRFNDKAYDEFGWGIGERVKNGIIRSGSVGLRLLEVEFIDHRHNPEEKCDVIFRKQELLEFSICNVPANPFALQMDSLQTSSQGESDPTGLSLQDRTGTNRKTSFWPLTNDSLYGGIHGR, via the coding sequence GTGTTTTACCGGACAAAGGAAATGAACCGCTACGAGCGCATAGGACACAAGTCGCTCATGGAATTTTTAAGAAAACATACCGGAACGGGCGGGAAACTGCGGGAAGAAATCGAGCTGGTGAGTTCCGGTATCCTGATGAAGGATGCAGACCATGCGGGAAATACAGGGGATACATTTCACTGGATATTCTCCACCTATGATTCTGACCGCGTCGACGAGCGGATAGACCAGAACGGATGGGACCTTGAGCACTACCTGATGAACCCGGTCGTACTCTGGGCGCATAACCACTGCATACCGGCCATAGCCGTCGCGAGCGATGTGGAGGCAAAGGACACCCTGACAGGTACTATACGGTTCAACGACAAGGCTTATGACGAGTTCGGCTGGGGCATCGGCGAGCGCGTGAAAAACGGAATCATCCGTTCCGGCAGCGTAGGCCTGCGCCTCCTTGAAGTCGAGTTCATCGACCACCGGCACAATCCAGAGGAAAAATGTGACGTGATATTCAGGAAACAGGAACTGCTCGAGTTCTCGATCTGCAATGTCCCCGCGAATCCGTTTGCGTTGCAAATGGATTCGCTGCAAACAAGTTCGCAAGGAGAATCCGACCCTACCGGACTTTCTCTTCAAGACAGGACAGGAACAAACCGGAAGACCAGCTTTTGGCCTTTAACAAATGACAGCTTATATGGAGGAATACATGGGAGATGA
- a CDS encoding helix-turn-helix transcriptional regulator, which translates to MDTRNVMMVGFCSKGILLFSPLVQEIYGVPACKSVSTIEELAQYNDMIDSIFLSALYIGLDIESKISRIRKLQPGIQIVVMASHYIHPCAGKKIISSGADVLYANIDNETEYKNVLSAVRNKFRYYPKDVRDAFNNQEPTDQKNFFDLTPKERQCLELTLNGISVKSTAHTMHVTTGTVGNMRKSIKDKMGANSLVEMLQTAFMYNYFQGGI; encoded by the coding sequence ATGGATACCCGTAACGTCATGATGGTAGGCTTTTGCAGTAAGGGCATATTGCTCTTTTCACCGCTTGTACAGGAAATCTATGGAGTGCCCGCATGCAAGAGCGTCAGCACCATAGAGGAACTGGCGCAATACAACGATATGATCGATTCCATTTTTCTGAGTGCCCTGTACATCGGCCTCGATATCGAATCGAAGATCAGCCGAATCAGGAAACTGCAGCCGGGTATCCAGATCGTGGTGATGGCTTCCCATTATATCCACCCCTGCGCCGGGAAAAAGATTATCTCGAGCGGAGCCGACGTGCTCTACGCGAATATCGACAATGAAACAGAATACAAGAATGTTCTTTCAGCCGTCAGAAACAAGTTCAGGTATTACCCCAAGGATGTCCGGGACGCGTTCAACAACCAGGAACCGACCGACCAGAAGAATTTCTTTGATCTGACCCCAAAAGAGAGACAATGCCTCGAACTGACGCTGAACGGTATATCTGTGAAGAGTACCGCACATACGATGCATGTCACAACCGGAACCGTCGGAAACATGCGCAAAAGCATAAAGGACAAGATGGGAGCGAATTCATTGGTTGAAATGCTCCAGACCGCATTTATGTACAACTATTTTCAGGGAGGAATATAG
- a CDS encoding phage portal protein — translation MAKEDPFGEFASRGANQDYYLSHAWVNIAIGILMRNIGRTEYVIKKNGQAATGGKVFDLFNEPNPFLNRFDLWKETAAWWFLEGEAFWYFGNDYSGGLPDSIFVLNPRRMTMQVANGSVVRWFYGSDGDVVPLLPDEIIHFRDWNPWNPWRGVTPLVSLRYELDQDTWANKSNTDLLKHNAIPQGILKTDQLIREEEADLIEARWERKYGASSKNRKIAVIGKGTEFKPLTFSPDVLKLFDLKRWNLYTILAKYGIPPRVANIQDVKSSLSGSDTESQHAAFWKYTLIPVLKNFEQIVESQFFRRFALAERGTFDFSAIPELQQSEDAQSQRDIEEITAGLKTVNDVLLERGKEPKVWGDTWYRPANVIPVNTKEL, via the coding sequence ATGGCAAAAGAAGATCCCTTCGGGGAATTCGCTTCAAGAGGGGCAAATCAGGACTATTATTTGTCCCATGCCTGGGTGAATATCGCTATCGGGATCCTGATGAGGAATATCGGACGGACCGAGTATGTCATCAAGAAAAACGGACAGGCGGCGACAGGGGGAAAGGTATTCGACCTTTTCAATGAGCCAAATCCCTTTCTGAACCGATTCGATCTATGGAAAGAAACCGCCGCATGGTGGTTCCTTGAGGGTGAGGCATTCTGGTATTTCGGGAATGATTATTCGGGCGGTTTGCCCGACAGTATTTTTGTCCTGAATCCGCGGCGCATGACAATGCAGGTCGCGAACGGAAGTGTTGTCCGGTGGTTTTACGGGAGCGACGGCGATGTGGTGCCTCTCCTGCCGGATGAGATAATCCATTTCAGGGACTGGAATCCCTGGAATCCCTGGCGGGGCGTGACGCCGCTCGTATCTCTCCGGTACGAGCTTGATCAGGATACCTGGGCAAACAAATCAAACACAGACCTTCTTAAACATAACGCGATTCCGCAAGGGATACTCAAGACTGACCAGCTGATCCGCGAGGAGGAAGCCGATCTGATCGAGGCCCGATGGGAACGCAAGTACGGCGCCAGTTCAAAGAACCGAAAGATTGCGGTGATCGGCAAGGGCACGGAATTCAAGCCGCTGACCTTCTCCCCCGATGTGCTCAAACTCTTTGATCTCAAACGATGGAATCTGTACACAATTCTTGCAAAATACGGCATCCCGCCGAGGGTCGCAAACATTCAGGACGTTAAATCGAGCCTTTCTGGAAGCGACACCGAGTCGCAGCACGCAGCTTTCTGGAAATACACCCTGATACCGGTACTGAAGAATTTTGAGCAGATTGTCGAGTCGCAGTTTTTCAGGCGCTTCGCCCTCGCGGAGCGCGGCACATTTGATTTTTCCGCAATACCGGAATTACAGCAGAGCGAGGACGCACAGTCCCAAAGAGACATTGAGGAAATTACCGCCGGCCTTAAAACGGTCAACGATGTTTTGCTTGAGCGCGGCAAGGAACCAAAGGTGTGGGGCGATACCTGGTATCGTCCCGCAAATGTCATTCCGGTAAATACCAAAGAACTCTAA
- a CDS encoding IS4 family transposase, whose product MNNYNTLFGQLLSQVKRPEFDKLCKTMESDKFRKDFNTWDQFVVMAFAQITRQNGLRSIQNAMNCQKKSFYHLGLNKEIKRSTISYANKNHGSEFFESLYYQLFSTLERGARKLTEKKLYAVDATTIGFSLNDFPWAKFRSTKSGVKIHVKYDVGESVPEYLFITNAEEHENNTLGKMNLKKGDIVTFDKGYNNYAQFSDFCDNGVYFVTRLKDNASYKVIKRRKTHTTKISSDHIIQFTGQVAKSKCPNELRRIRTVDNETGSAIILLTNMISCSAEKVAEIYRKRWHIELFFKTIKQNLKIKRFYGTSENAVKTQIWIAMIVYLLYIMLKKSTGSITKCFTHFISEISVSLFQRIDLNLWFAGSSPPVSVHAPDVSCMQFEFCL is encoded by the coding sequence ATGAATAACTATAACACACTTTTTGGACAGCTTCTATCACAAGTTAAGAGACCTGAATTTGATAAACTGTGCAAAACGATGGAATCAGACAAATTCCGAAAAGATTTCAATACATGGGATCAATTCGTTGTCATGGCCTTTGCGCAAATAACTAGACAAAACGGCCTGCGTAGTATTCAAAATGCAATGAATTGCCAAAAAAAATCTTTTTACCATCTCGGCCTGAACAAAGAAATAAAACGATCAACGATTTCATACGCAAATAAAAATCACGGCTCCGAGTTTTTCGAGTCCTTGTATTATCAATTATTTTCAACGCTTGAGCGCGGCGCACGTAAGTTGACGGAAAAGAAACTGTATGCCGTAGATGCAACCACAATCGGATTTTCTCTGAATGATTTCCCATGGGCGAAATTCAGATCGACAAAAAGCGGTGTTAAGATCCATGTGAAATATGACGTTGGCGAATCAGTTCCGGAATATTTGTTCATTACTAATGCAGAAGAGCATGAGAACAATACGCTTGGAAAAATGAATCTTAAGAAAGGCGATATTGTTACCTTTGATAAGGGATACAATAACTACGCTCAGTTTTCTGATTTTTGTGATAACGGTGTCTATTTCGTTACCAGACTTAAAGATAATGCCTCCTACAAAGTAATTAAACGAAGAAAAACGCATACCACAAAGATATCGAGCGACCATATCATTCAGTTTACCGGCCAGGTTGCAAAAAGCAAATGCCCAAATGAACTCAGGCGTATTCGGACCGTTGATAATGAGACTGGAAGCGCAATTATTTTACTTACGAACATGATAAGCTGCAGCGCGGAAAAGGTTGCTGAAATATACCGAAAGCGTTGGCACATAGAACTCTTTTTCAAAACTATTAAGCAAAACCTGAAAATAAAACGTTTTTATGGAACCTCTGAGAATGCGGTAAAAACGCAGATTTGGATTGCTATGATCGTTTACCTTTTGTATATAATGCTCAAAAAATCGACAGGCAGTATAACGAAATGCTTCACACATTTTATTTCGGAAATCTCTGTTTCATTATTCCAACGTATTGATTTGAACCTTTGGTTTGCCGGGTCGTCGCCGCCAGTTTCTGTTCACGCTCCAGATGTCAGTTGTATGCAATTTGAGTTTTGTCTATGA
- a CDS encoding phage terminase large subunit, whose product MLLSDKVFLPTRVQREALKLLKSGAKHILLFGGSRSGKTTILVIVIIFRAIRYAGSRHLICRLRTKDARSSVLHETLVPWLDKIVGNARYKLVVHDNYIKMWNGSEIWIGGLGDKEQVDKILGHEYNTIYFNEVSQISYAAVNVAYSRLAMHVPGCRNLFLYDCNPASPMHWAYKVFIRKIEARTDTPLVKPDLYVSMVLNPADNAGNLAEDYISDILDTMPEKQRARFRDGLWVKADGVVYEKFREEMILPQDRIPEQFDFVTAGQDFGLNITNVKVGWIGNSVYLIADYGAYNMPTRTFNEELTDLGWYRNDKNEADLFPTYCDPAGGERIQEITGGVKANNSVDSGIDYICALMERNRFFVSVKCTGVLQEIADYARDEGNQIVKVNDHYMDAMRYAIFSHVQYGVVCN is encoded by the coding sequence ATGCTCCTATCCGATAAGGTATTCCTGCCGACGCGCGTGCAACGGGAAGCACTGAAACTTCTGAAAAGCGGCGCAAAACATATTCTGCTCTTCGGTGGATCGCGGAGCGGGAAGACGACGATCCTCGTGATCGTCATCATTTTCCGGGCGATACGGTATGCGGGGAGCCGGCACCTGATCTGCCGCCTCCGGACGAAGGACGCGCGGAGTTCGGTCTTGCACGAAACCCTCGTTCCCTGGCTCGACAAGATCGTGGGGAACGCGCGGTACAAGCTTGTCGTCCATGACAACTACATCAAGATGTGGAACGGCTCGGAAATATGGATCGGCGGGCTCGGGGACAAGGAACAGGTCGACAAGATACTCGGGCACGAGTACAACACGATCTACTTCAACGAGGTGAGCCAGATTTCGTATGCGGCAGTAAACGTCGCCTACAGCCGCCTTGCAATGCACGTTCCGGGATGCAGGAACCTTTTTCTGTATGACTGCAATCCGGCGTCTCCCATGCATTGGGCGTACAAGGTATTCATCAGGAAGATCGAGGCGCGGACCGATACGCCCCTCGTTAAACCGGACCTCTATGTATCCATGGTTTTGAACCCCGCCGACAATGCGGGGAATCTTGCTGAGGATTACATAAGCGACATTCTGGACACGATGCCCGAAAAGCAGCGTGCGCGTTTCCGGGACGGACTGTGGGTAAAGGCCGACGGCGTCGTGTACGAGAAGTTCCGGGAGGAAATGATCCTTCCGCAAGACAGGATACCCGAGCAGTTTGACTTCGTGACGGCGGGACAGGATTTCGGCCTGAACATCACGAATGTGAAGGTGGGCTGGATCGGGAACAGCGTCTACCTGATCGCCGACTACGGCGCGTACAACATGCCGACGAGGACTTTCAACGAGGAGCTGACAGACCTCGGGTGGTACCGGAACGACAAGAACGAAGCGGATTTGTTTCCGACCTATTGCGATCCGGCGGGCGGCGAGCGGATACAGGAGATCACTGGCGGTGTGAAGGCGAACAATTCCGTCGATTCGGGGATTGATTACATCTGCGCCCTGATGGAACGGAACCGGTTTTTTGTGAGCGTGAAGTGCACCGGCGTATTGCAGGAAATTGCGGACTACGCCCGGGACGAAGGAAACCAGATCGTGAAGGTGAATGACCACTACATGGACGCGATGAGGTATGCGATTTTCAGCCATGTGCAGTATGGCGTCGTGTGTAATTGA
- a CDS encoding IS3 family transposase — translation MKSQYPIRELCFVACVSRSGFYKFLKATDKESDGDHALVQCMRAIQTETSLTYGYRRMKIAIEAQLHYPVNHKRIARLQKANDLQAVIRRKRFNYPKSSFVIEGAKPNILNRNFIAEKPNQKWVTDITYLQSGSQRLYMSALLDLYNNELVAYRISSDFGIAFVLETIKDAFAHRLTENLLIHSDQGGHYMSLAYSNLLSEKRAIQSMSRRGNCWDNAVMENFFSHLKSELIHRIKPKTREELEEKIRKYVDFYNKERIQTKLKMAPVAYRSHFSQTA, via the coding sequence TTGAAATCCCAATATCCCATTAGAGAACTTTGTTTTGTCGCTTGCGTCTCAAGAAGCGGATTCTACAAGTTTTTAAAGGCAACAGACAAGGAGTCCGATGGAGACCATGCTCTTGTGCAATGTATGCGGGCTATTCAAACCGAAACTAGTCTGACGTATGGATACCGACGAATGAAAATCGCTATCGAAGCACAGTTACATTACCCGGTCAACCACAAACGGATTGCACGACTTCAAAAAGCAAATGATCTTCAGGCTGTAATCAGACGTAAAAGGTTTAACTATCCGAAATCATCATTCGTTATTGAAGGGGCAAAGCCAAATATATTGAATCGGAACTTTATCGCTGAGAAACCGAACCAGAAGTGGGTAACCGACATAACCTATCTTCAGTCCGGTTCTCAACGATTATATATGTCCGCGCTTCTTGATCTTTACAACAATGAACTGGTCGCATATCGGATCAGCTCGGATTTTGGAATAGCTTTCGTGTTAGAAACGATCAAGGATGCATTTGCACACAGGCTTACAGAAAACCTTCTGATTCATAGCGATCAAGGAGGGCATTATATGTCGCTGGCTTACAGTAATTTATTGAGCGAAAAGCGAGCAATACAAAGCATGTCCAGGCGGGGAAATTGCTGGGATAACGCAGTTATGGAAAATTTCTTCAGCCATTTGAAAAGCGAATTAATTCATAGGATCAAGCCAAAAACACGAGAAGAGCTTGAGGAAAAGATTCGTAAATATGTCGATTTTTATAATAAAGAACGAATTCAGACAAAATTAAAAATGGCCCCTGTTGCTTACAGGAGCCATTTCAGTCAAACTGCTTAA
- a CDS encoding IS256 family transposase: protein MAYESEYTLLEQVIQMLAANGDNKFSRVIEVVVNEAMKIERAKALNAEPYERTEERTGHANGFKDKTLNLATGKVLLKVPQVRGMEFYPSCIEKGMRSERALKLAIAEMYVKGVSTRRVSDIVEILCGTEVSSSQVSRLAKELDEEITSWKAQPVGQIQYLVLDATYESVRVGSQVVKQALLVAIGVDYSGNRHILDAEVANSEAEVNWRSFLEDLVRRGMHGLRMITSDDHSGLRAAIDAVFPGILWQRCQFHLQQNAHSYVTKKDDIPLVAADIRKVFNAPDRENAERYLQQLVEKYQKTHPRLAAWADVNIREGLSVFNIPENHRRKMRTSNLAERQMKEINRRTKVVGVFPNAESLLRLAASMLIEQNDQWQNDKRYLPESTDRPALNEIYRKKVA from the coding sequence ATGGCCTACGAATCAGAATATACACTTTTGGAGCAAGTGATCCAGATGCTGGCAGCGAATGGGGACAATAAATTTTCTCGTGTTATCGAAGTGGTCGTCAATGAGGCCATGAAGATCGAGCGAGCAAAGGCTCTCAACGCCGAACCATATGAACGCACGGAAGAGCGTACTGGGCATGCCAATGGATTTAAAGACAAGACGCTCAATCTTGCGACCGGGAAAGTCCTCTTGAAAGTACCACAAGTTCGCGGGATGGAGTTTTACCCCAGCTGCATCGAGAAAGGCATGCGCAGTGAGCGTGCTCTCAAGCTCGCCATCGCCGAAATGTATGTCAAAGGAGTAAGTACCCGCAGGGTCTCGGATATCGTCGAAATTCTTTGTGGCACCGAAGTCAGCTCGTCCCAGGTCAGCAGGCTGGCAAAGGAGCTCGATGAAGAGATTACGTCTTGGAAGGCGCAGCCTGTCGGACAGATTCAATACTTGGTACTTGATGCGACCTATGAATCGGTGCGCGTCGGTTCCCAGGTGGTCAAGCAGGCTCTTCTAGTGGCTATTGGCGTTGATTACAGCGGGAATCGGCATATTCTTGACGCCGAAGTCGCGAACAGTGAGGCAGAGGTAAACTGGCGTTCCTTTCTCGAGGATCTCGTACGACGAGGGATGCACGGCCTTCGAATGATCACCAGTGATGACCACTCAGGACTTCGCGCTGCAATCGATGCTGTCTTCCCTGGAATTCTGTGGCAACGCTGCCAGTTTCATCTGCAGCAGAATGCCCACTCCTACGTCACGAAAAAAGATGACATCCCGCTGGTAGCCGCCGATATTCGGAAGGTGTTCAATGCGCCTGACCGCGAGAATGCAGAACGATATTTGCAACAGCTCGTTGAAAAATATCAAAAAACCCATCCGCGTTTAGCGGCTTGGGCCGATGTAAATATACGGGAAGGATTGAGTGTATTCAACATCCCTGAAAATCACAGGAGGAAGATGCGAACATCGAATCTGGCAGAACGCCAGATGAAGGAGATTAACAGGCGAACGAAAGTAGTGGGTGTTTTCCCGAACGCCGAGAGTTTACTTCGCCTTGCGGCTTCTATGCTGATCGAACAAAACGACCAGTGGCAGAATGACAAACGGTACTTGCCTGAGTCAACCGACCGACCTGCTTTGAACGAAATTTACAGAAAAAAGGTTGCATAA
- a CDS encoding type II toxin-antitoxin system RelE/ParE family toxin, translated as MWKVVATDEYLKWFGLQDGDSKESILSKVILLEEFGPSLGRPHVDTLKGSSMRNLKELRARTTSHVLRVLFYFDEDRQALLLIGGDKKGKNEKEFYDRLIHQAESLIKRYRH; from the coding sequence ATGTGGAAAGTAGTTGCAACGGATGAATATCTTAAGTGGTTCGGTTTGCAGGATGGAGATTCTAAGGAATCTATACTTTCCAAGGTAATTCTATTAGAGGAATTTGGTCCTTCCTTGGGACGACCACATGTCGATACTTTAAAAGGTAGTTCTATGAGAAATCTGAAGGAACTTCGCGCTCGAACTACTTCACATGTTCTTCGAGTTTTGTTTTACTTTGATGAAGATCGGCAAGCGTTACTTCTTATCGGTGGTGACAAGAAAGGGAAAAACGAAAAGGAATTTTATGACCGGCTTATACACCAGGCTGAATCCTTGATAAAGCGATACCGGCATTAA
- a CDS encoding helix-turn-helix domain-containing protein, whose protein sequence is MATAKNAVKSMESSMTADQIKRARNEAEREILSIRLSELRERRGIKQSEMGSFSQTAVSKLERRKDMKLSTLIEYLDGIGMGLELRVYPKETNGISETEMLLKV, encoded by the coding sequence ATGGCAACAGCAAAGAACGCGGTTAAGAGTATGGAATCTTCGATGACTGCAGATCAGATTAAACGCGCACGAAATGAGGCTGAACGAGAAATACTATCAATTCGTCTTTCCGAGCTTCGGGAACGCCGTGGGATTAAACAGTCGGAAATGGGCTCTTTTAGCCAGACTGCTGTATCCAAATTGGAACGACGAAAAGATATGAAGCTATCAACATTAATTGAATATCTTGATGGAATTGGAATGGGTCTGGAACTTCGTGTATATCCAAAAGAAACAAACGGGATATCTGAAACAGAGATGCTTCTTAAGGTATAG
- a CDS encoding RHS repeat-associated core domain-containing protein, with amino-acid sequence MKSDSYEYYSDSDLLWTNGKYYYQYDKNGNLIKKGTVKGELGVVTVPNGIAGAEYWEYEYDLKNRLHSVSKYDPVKNSVDKVVEYVYDIDGLRVSKTVGGTKRTDYVFDLSGKILEEAGEEESVQYVFLKERHLARVEKGEVLFYGTDHLSSTILMTDSKGIPVWTADASPFGDFTVVSSDSYSNLGLKFTGKDSDETTGLYYLNARWYDSDTGRFITEDPIRDGENWYAYCSNNPVMFTDPTGL; translated from the coding sequence GTGAAGAGCGATAGCTATGAGTATTACTCCGACTCCGACCTTTTGTGGACAAACGGAAAGTACTATTATCAATATGATAAGAATGGAAATCTGATAAAGAAGGGAACGGTTAAGGGCGAGCTCGGCGTTGTCACGGTACCTAACGGGATCGCTGGTGCCGAGTATTGGGAATATGAGTACGACCTGAAGAACCGGCTTCATTCAGTGAGCAAGTACGACCCTGTGAAGAATTCCGTGGACAAGGTAGTCGAGTACGTTTATGATATTGACGGGCTACGGGTATCGAAGACAGTAGGCGGAACGAAACGGACCGATTACGTGTTCGATCTATCAGGAAAGATTCTTGAGGAGGCGGGAGAAGAGGAAAGCGTTCAGTATGTGTTCTTGAAGGAACGGCATCTGGCGAGAGTGGAGAAGGGCGAAGTCCTGTTCTACGGCACCGACCATCTTTCGTCCACGATTCTGATGACTGATTCAAAAGGAATCCCTGTATGGACCGCCGACGCGTCTCCCTTCGGCGATTTCACGGTCGTCTCATCCGATTCATACAGTAACCTTGGTCTGAAATTCACCGGAAAAGATTCTGATGAAACCACCGGCCTCTATTACCTCAACGCCCGCTGGTACGACTCCGACACCGGCCGATTCATCACCGAAGACCCCATCAGGGACGGAGAGAACTGGTACGCGTACTGCAGTAATAACCCGGTGATGTTCACAGATCCCACGGGGCTGTAA
- a CDS encoding discoidin domain-containing protein, whose protein sequence is MAEELPIDYAKAMHAQEDVLGLEEAVPVSDTVVLDNSASSLVIDYTYPKRISKVEITPARVDHRITPETLSIHTAMFNNDGYYDVVENPVVKIDSSTGVITIVLKTPIYARYMKVHCHYNEMMQDGSPDTSISTFRVSSSDAIKAYCIVGGRNEFYMYDSKGNRTGKSVMATDIKSDHCCPR, encoded by the coding sequence TTGGCTGAAGAGCTTCCCATTGATTACGCAAAAGCCATGCACGCGCAAGAGGATGTTCTCGGGTTAGAGGAAGCCGTACCGGTCTCTGATACTGTTGTTCTGGATAATTCAGCGTCATCGTTGGTAATCGATTACACCTATCCGAAACGGATATCCAAGGTTGAGATAACGCCTGCCAGGGTTGATCATAGAATCACCCCCGAAACGCTTTCTATCCATACGGCGATGTTCAATAATGACGGCTATTACGACGTTGTCGAGAATCCTGTCGTCAAGATTGACTCTTCTACCGGAGTGATCACGATTGTCCTGAAAACTCCCATCTATGCCCGATATATGAAAGTTCACTGTCATTACAACGAGATGATGCAGGACGGCTCCCCGGATACGTCTATATCGACTTTCAGGGTATCCAGTTCGGACGCAATCAAGGCGTATTGCATAGTGGGCGGCAGAAACGAGTTCTACATGTACGACTCCAAGGGAAATAGAACCGGTAAGAGCGTCATGGCGACCGATATCAAGAGCGATCACTGCTGTCCAAGATAA
- a CDS encoding type II toxin-antitoxin system TacA family antitoxin: MQTSASIRSDRIDVRTNPEVKSIIERAAQLNHKTISAYILESALQKAREDIRETEKMSLSEAERESFFAALMNPPEPNDELKSLLSNP, translated from the coding sequence ATGCAAACATCCGCTTCAATCAGGTCTGATCGAATCGACGTACGAACAAATCCGGAAGTTAAATCGATCATCGAACGAGCAGCCCAGCTCAACCATAAAACTATATCCGCTTATATTCTTGAATCTGCGCTGCAAAAGGCCCGTGAAGATATTCGTGAAACCGAAAAAATGAGCCTCTCAGAAGCTGAGCGCGAGTCATTCTTCGCTGCCCTTATGAATCCGCCGGAGCCTAATGACGAACTCAAATCGCTCTTAAGCAATCCTTGA